From the genome of Gavia stellata isolate bGavSte3 chromosome 3, bGavSte3.hap2, whole genome shotgun sequence, one region includes:
- the LOC132316808 gene encoding GSK-3-binding protein-like translates to MPCRPGERFLLLERSVAVGQAGSKDVDALVAKLGEVLQLSAQRAPPPPRAPKHLGPGSARDRAAPYSPRCSGGSLLAPRGPAPPQAHQQHAEPPRPDRSGHQRVTKQLCGRGWLRSAARRRKQPPPGPGDGPAEEEDPHRLLQQLILSGNLIKEAVRRLQLAAAAAAAAAASTASSGSASAGSSGADGEAAEAAAVQPLQ, encoded by the coding sequence ATGCCGTGCCGCCCGGGCGAGCgcttcctgctgctggagcGCTCGGTCGCCGTGGGGCAGGCGGGCTCCAAGGACGTGGACGCGCTGGTGGCCAAGCTGGGCGAGGTGCTGCAGCTGAGCGCCCagcgggcgccgccgccgccccgcgcccccaaGCACCTGGGGCCGGGCAGCGCCCGCGACCGCGCCGCCCCCTACTCGCCGCGCTGCAGCGGCGGCAGCCTGCTGGCGCCCCgggggccggccccgccgcaaGCCCACCAGCAGCACGCCGAGCCCCCGCGGCCGGACCGGAGCGGCCACCAGCGGGTGACCAAGCAGCTGTGCGGCCGGGGCTGGCTGCGGAGCGCCGCCCGCCGGAGGAAGCAAccgccgccggggcccggcgACGGgccggcggaggaggaggaccCCCAcaggctcctgcagcagctcatcCTCTCCGGCAACCTCATCAAAGAAGCCGTCCGGCGGCTGCAGCtagcggcggcggcggcagcggcggcggcggcctccACGGCCTCCAGCGGCAGCGCCTCGGCGGGGAGCAGCGGCGCGGACGGCGAGGCggccgaggcggcggcggtgcaGCCCCTGCAGTAG